DNA from Schistocerca gregaria isolate iqSchGreg1 unplaced genomic scaffold, iqSchGreg1.2 ptg000994l, whole genome shotgun sequence:
ATGCACATTGCAATTTGAGTTTGATTGAACATATTTTACCGGCTGCTGGCTTGTGCTCACATCATGCATTTTCCTTGTGACATTCAGTCAATCTTAGATTGCGCTGCTTAATTCGTAATTCCAAACAAAAATAGACTCATTTCAATAAATTTTTACGTTTATCTAATCATCAAACTATAAGTTCGCACTAGCGCAATGCTTAAACATTTAAAGAtcgcacttgaacatttttttggttctTTGAATCTGACAGCAAACGATTAAACAGatagctaatttatttatttactatgtagttttactaaattactaaaaatgaGTTATATAGGACCACTGAATATGTTGACATATCTTGAACACTTTCAATTTTTTGTCTAGTAAATATTAACACGTATTTCTTAATTGTCTCTTTAAGGACATACATAGTATTGTATATCTAGACAAAATGAATttgtagataaataattaaaatatcacttttcaatatatatctcttttagttgTTGCAATATCAGATCCGTTTTGGCCGATGCAAGCTCAGCCTCCTTTCTGGTGAAGGCAGGTAAATTGGAGTTTTGAGTATGCGGTATTTCGGCCAGCTGATCTATGTAAGGACGCAGCCCTGATctaatttccttttttcatttttgtgtttacACCAAATCAGGAACACGTTATAAGAAAATAGAAAGATAATAATAAAGCGTCAGGACAGGTGTATTGTTGCTATGATCAGTGTCAACATTTCCACCAAGGTagctcagttattttgctgaacGTTTTTCTATCCAGCATTCAGTgttgcttttcaattgtgtctatTGAAGGGTAATCCATTTATTTATAGTGTTTTCATTCCATAGAGTAGAAGTAttgaaattttaatacctacctcgGTCAGGCCAACATAATCCTTCGCTAGTATAGCCAATAGGTCTTCACTACTAGCATCGATTTCTGACATTAAGTTGCAGGTTTGAGATGCTATTTCAATCATAGCTAGCAATTTCTGATTTTAGACGAAAATAAATTAGGCCCGAATCATGCAAATCGCTCTTTGTTCCTACCATAGCGATCATAGCTTTGACCACTTTATATCGCGCTAAGTCCAACCAGCATACATGTTCTATTTTAGTTATTTGAGCAATAGACGGATTTTTTTTTGTTACACTTGCATCAGGCGATGACATGATATGATGAAAAATGTATGACTATACTAAATTAATATCCAGGGGTCAATGaaaaattttttatgaaatttattcaaaataattttttaattttagccATTATAGCATGTCAGAATCTACTGACTACACTAAAGCCCCGCTTTTACCTGGCGAATATACCgtaaatttcattaataattttgctATTAACACGACGCTTTTTTTGAATAAATTTGCAGCCAACTGCGATAAAAAATTGCGCCATATCCACAACTCTATTGAACGTCTTGAAGCTTCAATAAATTTTCTAGATGCCAAACTAAAACTTATAAAGAATGCCGATGAAGCCTCTGAGTTAAATGCTTCGGGACGAGAGCTCGATGGGCCGATACCTGCTGCCAATTCTTCAAGCAAAGATGGATTTAATAGTTCATTGGATACGGCTAAATGTATTATTTTTTGGATACATAAATGTTCATGAGTTTATTTTCTAGTCAGTAGCTTACTAGGGCTGTTACTTTATCCAATGTATCCCCGGTCTAAGCTAAAGATAATGACCCTAGGTATCGCACATATTTTGAAATGCTTTCGTCTGGTGTAGCGCTACCTCAAGTTCAACTACAAATGTTGATAGACGGATTAGATCCATCTGCTTTAGAGTACGCGCATTATTATTACTATGCTACACATTTGCATATGCAGACAATAATTGTGACATTGAAAAGAGATTAATTCTATTTTGTTTATTAGAAATTCTGGCACCACCAATTTTTTCGGCAAAGACTGAATAAGAGACTCCATAAAAAAATCGGATTTATATTAGTTTGTAATTTGCCCTATACTCTCTCAAAGGAAATGAGTATTTTGAAATTACTTTCTGATAGCTGATTTTTTCTCGAAAACGTGACTATATTCTATGTACACTGGAAAGACTCCCAATAATCCTTAAAATTTATATCCTATCAGCGATTATTGAATATCGACTCTGATGTTGAAGCATTTTTTGATTGCGTATATACATAAGCGTTATAAAATACCAAACCTATATAccgttgttcattttattaattagCAGTAAATCTCTTTTTTATACTAGCCTGGTTCAATATTCAATAACTGGTAATTTTTCATGCTAAAAATTCGAAGCTATATTTCCCAGTTCTATTGTCTATATTATATATGCTGCATTCCTTTGTATTAAACAGCTTTTATCAAAAGATTTTTGTGCAAAGCGTGGCTATATAGAATGGAATTCAACATTAATTGAATGCATGTTCAAATTCTCAAACGGCACTATGTTGAATTGGCACGAGCTTGTACAAACTTGACACTTAACAAAATTTCGGAATGCATTATCTCCGACGAGTTTATGAGACGACAGATTAATTGTTAAGTTGAGAGATTGTGGTAATTTAGATTTCTGATTCGAAACCAAAAAAACCTCTACTTAGCTGCAGGTGCGCGATAATGTCAGAAAATCCCTTATAAAATGATATTTGGTTTTTAATTAGAAACGAGGCGCTTACCCTAATTTTCGCATAGGCTGTGTTTTCCAAATTGTATGTTTTATTCTAATCTGCATCAAACACATGTTTATCCCTCGCAGTAAAAAATATTATCtgaattttgacaagcagaaagaaGGAGAAACACAAATGTTTGAGGAGTATTTTATCACAGCCAAAAGCAAATCACATTTTTTTCACCTctaactactaaaacatgtttttttctttgTATCTGTACATTGCAAATAAAGCTTCTCTTGTTTTTCGTGCAATTCAGTCGGTGCATCAAGATGTGCCTAGTAAGCTCGCCTATTTTGGTGTAATGTGATAACTACTCATCTGGGCCAGCGTAAGAAATAAGAAGAGGGAAATTGGAAGGGTGAGAATAAACTTTAAGCAATAACGGCTACATCTATGAATTCTGATTTTAAAGGTAATATGCGGAAATTTTTTGTACTTGGATTACCTGGGTTCCTATTGATCCGTCTTCAATGGTATTCGAtttcaattttttgaaaattttctcgTTTACAGCACGTTTGCTCGAATTCTCATCAAACAAGACCTTTTTTTTTGATATATAGACTGAGGTTCTCAAATCGTGCACATGTTATACCGGTATTTCACTGGATCTTCAACCTTACTAGATAGATGTAATATACCTTCAAGAACTTGGTAATCTTGGAAATTTCGTGAAAAACAGGGTTTTTCTAAAAACTCAGATAGCGCTGTCTTTAGGACCCCTTCTCAAGAAGTACTCAAGAAAATATGTCCTCATCACAAACAAGCCAGGGTAAACAAATTCACCTCAATAAATCTCGAATACTGCTTTTTGGTTTTATTGAAGGGCTTCTTTCCAACTTGGTTAGTTTCTATAGGGATTATCGATTATTTGATTAAGACTGACTAATCAAAAATCCTCTGTGAAGAGGGTAGACCTTATAGTAATCTCACCTCTATTTAGTGTTGAATGTTGGATTACGTTTCAACCTTTTATAAATTCGCATTCATTATTTCATTCCATCAATCTTTGTACAACCTGATTTTTGATCATGTCAAAGCTTGCATAGCTTCCGACTAATTCAAGGCGTAATCTTCCTTTTATCAACATATTTACAAATGGTATGCAATGGTCCGATCACGTTACGCTTCTAGCCGAATTTGGTGTATTAGTAAATAAGTCGTCTTAACGGCTTCACCAAATAAGTGATAATAGAGGGTGCTTAACGCCTGTCCctggaaaacaaaattttaattttgaccCAAAGGATGTCCCATTGTTTTGGGGTATAAGCGATTTTTATGCCAGACTGCCACGGATCTTGAGCGAGCTTTGAGAAATTTGATAATGATATTTTTTCCTTCGTAGATttcctttcctccttttttttatctCCATAACATATGTAGCGTATGAATTAATATAATATTTGTCGAATTTGAGCTGCTTCTTTTGTACTTGGCTTTTTTTTCAGGCCCTCTATTCTTGGGTTTTTTATATCGAGGATCTGTTCAAAAGcattttctgatatttttcttGAGAGATGGACGTTTTTCTCACCACTTTCTGACAAGGTTTCAATAACTGCCGTCATCGACTTCATCGCTTCTGTAATATCTGGTCTTTCTTCGCTTGCTATGATAGGTTGGGCTTCGATATTTTGGACTTCGCGAACGATAGCAGCGCCTCTTAGAATAGTCGGAGTCGTCACTGTATTTGAAATGGCCGGAGCACTCTATGCTGGATCGACGCCTGAAGTCTCTTCCAAATCTGTCGTAACTTCTGCTCAGGCTTCTGCCTCGACTTCTGCCTCGACTTCGGTCTCGACTTCGACCCCTAGAATTGTATGATTCCTCATGCCTTCTACGTGACCTACGTGAATAGTGATTATAGTGGTAATCAACACTAGAATCTCGACTAGACTCACTATTTGATAGGCTGTCTCTCAAGTAACGATAGTCTCGGCTTCTACGTGTTCCGTGATATTTTTTCGTCGCTTCATGTTCTTCGTCTCTGTTTTTTCTGTACGAATTTTTTCGAGGCTCATTGGCCAATCGAGATGCTTCCTTAGTATTCGATAAAACCGAAGGGGACATATCAGCAGTCGTACCACTGGGCGCATCATTTATAGCTGCTTCTTTAGCTGCACCACTATTGATGCCAGTTGTCTTAGAAGACTGTCGCAACACCTGCACAGTATTTTTGGCTGTTTCGAGCACTTTTGTAACTTCATTTATTCGAGCTTCAATTTTTCCTTGGGTAGAATCAATGAGCGCCTTAGGAATACCAGCCGTGCTCGTTTGAGCATCAACCAGCATTGTCCACAGTTCTTTCATAAATGCTGATGTGTCTTTTTCTAACATATCGCTAACGCTTAATTGCATCTCTCTCGGGTCAATCTCGTCCAAATCAAGAAAGGCGTTAACGTAATTAATTAACAACTCATCTTCTAAGCCGTCAAATAATTCGGTAATCATTTTAGCTGTC
Protein-coding regions in this window:
- the LOC126326572 gene encoding uncharacterized protein LOC126326572, which gives rise to MSAGFFKGTSLDQDSRFQKNHAKRKSTIKFPAIFDTKVDMKRVNREAFKQWTAKMITELFDGLEDELLINYVNAFLDLDEIDPREMQLSVSDMLEKDTSAFMKELWTMLVDAQTSTAGIPKALIDSTQGKIEARINEVTKVLETAKNTVQVLRQSSKTTGINSGAAKEAAINDAPSGTTADMSPSVLSNTKEASRLANEPRKNSYRKNRDEEHEATKKYHGTRRSRDYRYLRDSLSNSESSRDSSVDYHYNHYSRRSRRRHEESYNSRGRSRDRSRGRSRGRSLSRSYDRFGRDFRRRSSIECSGHFKYSDDSDYSKRRCYRSRSPKYRSPTYHSKRRKTRYYRSDEVDDGSY